GTTCCCGGAACTGTTAGAGCGCTATCCCGATGCATCGATGACTTTCGACACTAGTCACGCGCTGCTTGCTGGGATGGACGAATCCGGCATGGCTGAGTTCTGTCGGGACCACGCTGACCGGATCGATCACCTCCATCTCGTCGACACTCGCACAGGAGACGAGCACCTCCCCGTTGGAATGGGTCGCATCGATTTTACGACTGTGTTCGACGGTCTCGCTGCTGCCAGCTGGTCAGGGACTGCGACGCTGGAAGTCGGAACCGAAGACTACGACACCATCGCTCTTGGGAAACGGCACGTCGAGAAAGTGAACAGAACTATCTAATAATAGCTACGCGACTGACCGTCCATCGGTATCAACAGATCTGCCAGCCACCGTCGACGTGGAGCAGCTCACCGGTCACGTAGCTCGCATCGTCACTTGCGAGATACAGATACGCACCGGCCACGTCTGCTGGACGTCCGGCCCGACGCAACGGAACTGGCTTGAGGAATTTCTCCTCCTGTGCTTCTCGTTGTGCTGTTTCCGTCCATCCTTCGAGAAACTCCGTTGCGATCTGTCCGGGCGCAACACCATTAACTCGAATACCGTGTTCTGCGAGTTCGAGTGCCGCGCCGCGAGTGACCATCCGAATCGCTCCTTTCGTCGAGTCGTACTGCACCTGATCGAACTGTGCATGTGTGGAACTGATCGAGGCCGTGTTCAGGATGACCCCGGAGTGATCGCGCTCGATCATGTCGTTTGCTGCGGCCTGACAGCCGAAGAATACACCCCGAACGTTCACCGCGTGGATCCGGTCGAACTCCTCGGGGCTCACCTCACACAGGGATTTTCCGATGTAGAGCCCTGCGTTGTTGATCATTACATCGACGCCACCGTACTCACGAGCTTCCCCGATGAGTGACGCAATCTGTGCTGGCTCAGTCACATCTGTTTCGACGTACGTTGCTGTTCCTCCTGCTGCCTCGATCAGCTCGTGGGTCGGTTCAGTTTCGTTCGTATTCTTAGGATCTTCACGAACATCGGCGTTCAACACCGTTGCGCCAGCTTCGGCAAACCGAAGCGCAATCTCTCGTCCGATCCCCGAACTCCCTCCCGTTACAATGACCGTTTCACCACTGTAATCATACGCTGTACTACCCATACGGCTAGCTGCACAACACGAAGGAATATATACAATCGGCCGTCGTCGCAGTCATGCTCGGGACCTTCGGCAACGACGCAGTCCTGAGACGGTTTCTTCAATTTTCAGCTTCACCAGAGATCTCTAAGTTATTTATTAGTGACACCTTCGTCGGTATCCCGGCGATGGCCACGATCCGATCGCCAGTGAGTCTTCGCTCGGCTCTCCTCTATCACGGTACTGATGAAGGGCGTTCAGAGAACCGTTAAGGGGAACGGATGAGATCGGTACGACAATGATCGAAGAGGGAGCCGTTGCAGTCATCCACTTCGTCGGTCGACTGGCGGGCGACGATGCTGGTGCAGTGTTCGATACGAGCGATGTCGATGTTGCGCTCGAAGAAGGAATATATCACAACAACCGTGACTACGCGCCGCTCGAAATTCAGATTGGTGACGAATCAACATTTCCGGAAATCGAAGCAGCTGTCCAGACGATGAACGAGGGAGAAACGAAGACCGTTCGGCTCGATCCCGAAGAGGCGTTCGGGACTCACCACGAGGATCGCATCGTCGAGGTACCGCGTGCCGATCTTGAGGCACAGAGCGAGACGACAGCCACGGAGGGAGACCTCGTCGGAAGCGACCTTACCGACGGAATCGACGATGCGTGTACCGGTTGGATCACTGATGTGACCGCCGATACCGTCGAAATCGACTTCAACCACGAACTGGCGGGCGAACCAGTCGAATTCGAGATCCGATTGCTAAGCGTAAACGACTGAGTAACGACGCGTGGAAATCGGATACGTTGAATGATTCTGTGCGCTGCATCACGAGAACAGTTGTGGAATCACCGCTCGCTCGGCTCGTCTGAGTCGTTCGAGAAACGCGGATTTACTGAGATTGAGTTCGCTTGCCACAGTAGCGGCGTCTGCCATGCGTGGAATCTCGAAATACCCCAAATCGATAGCAACACGCAGAGCCTCCTCCTGTTTTGGCGTGAGGTCCCACCCCTGAGCGACCGTTCCCTGCTCCTCTTCGCCAAGTGGATACACACGCCGGAGCGTTACGCCAACGGTCTCGCCAGCGCGACTCATCACTCCGTCGAGCACGTCGTGTCCGACGACTGCGCCGGTAACGGTCGCATTACCGTCACGGTAGCTGAGCGATTCGACGAGGAGTCCAACACTCACGAGTTCGTGGACGACACACGGATGCTTCGAGAGACAGCGGTAGTTCGCTCGTTCGTCGAGCCGAGCGCGGTGGAGATACCGGATCCGTTCGTCACTGTCGAAGACCTGAGCAAGTCGCTCGTCGGGTGCGCTGAACTGCAGGAGTGCATTTCCATCGGAGCGTAGCTGTGGCGGTTGTGCGTCGATCGTCGTCTCTACTGTTCGAGTTGCCTCAGCCAGCGGGCAGTCGTCACCAGTCACCGCGAACTCGACGATGAGACACTCCGAAATCATGGACTCTGTAGTCGATATGGATATATAAAACACGTTCATGTGCGGGACAACCCGTATGTTAATCCGTTACAAATATTCGGTCGTAATGAATACAGCGGAGGCCAAAGAGCGGGCGGGACCACGCACGTTCAGTCCGCAGGACGATATGCCCGAGGAGTATCGTAAGGCTGCCACCCGGATGATTCAGTTTCACGCGAATTCTGAGATCATGGGCGCATACTTAGAAAAACCGTTCATCCGGCAAGCTCCGAGTCTCGACCGAAAGCTCGCGTTCTCCGCGAAGGTGCAAGATGAGATCGGACACGGGCAGCTCCTGTACAGAGCAGCGGAGTCCCTCGGCATCAAGACACGCGAACAGATGCTCGATGAACTGGCTGCAGGAGAGGGGAAATTCCTGAACTGCTTTCACTACCCGATGACAAAGTGGTGGGAGACGCCGATGATCGCCTTCTTCGTCGATGGGGCAGCGATGCGTCGACAAGCGACGATCAAGCGGACGAGTTGGGAACCGTACGCACACGCGATGGACAAGATCTGTTTCGAAGAGGGCTTTCACATCAAACACGGCGAAGACATCCTACGTGAACTCGCTACGGGGACTCGCCGCGAACAGGAGTTGGTACAGGAGGCGTTTGATGAGTGGTGGCCGCGAATTCTGCAGTTCTTCGGTCCGACGAACGATCAGAGCACACACCACGATTTCGCAGCCAGCGTCGGCCTGAAAACGATGAGCAACGACGAACTCCGGCAGGCGTTCCTCAATGCGTATCTCCCGAAAGCCGAGAAATACGGACTCTCTATCCCGGATGAGCCACGAATCCGCTACGAGGATGGACGCTACGAGGTCGTTGAGGATGACCTCGATTGGGACGAGTTCTGGCAGGTCGCGAAAAATGAGTACGACGGGAGCAAAGAACAGATCGGCTCACGGGCAGACGCACAGTCGGCTGTCGAGTGGGCACGAGCATCGCTCGAAAGCCACGACTCAACACAAACGCCGCAGGCGGCCGACTAATCATGATTTGGGAAGTCTTTAGACAGGAAGCTCCAGGGAAGTACCACACCCATTGTGGAAACGTCCACGCGCCCGACCGCGAGATGGCACTCCTGTTCGCACAGGTGCAACACGGACGTCGAAAACCAACCAACAGCCTCTGGGTCGTCCCGAAAGAGGAGATCGGAGAAGTTGATGCCGAGGAGGCCGAATTCGGCGGAACGACCGATAAGTCATACCGGTGGGTGTCGGCGTACAACGTCGATGTCGATTTCGCGGCCGAAATCGCCGAGTCCGACCGCGAACAGCGCGAAGCAGAGCGAGGTGAGAGCTGATGGCAAGCGCGATGCTCTCTGGTCCCGAGGACTTGACCGACCGAGAGCAGGCGGCTGTCGAGGCACTCCTCTTTCCGCTGGCGGACGAAGAGTTCGTGATCGCGGAGCGATACATCGAGTGGCAAGTGCTCTCTCCCACGCTGGAGTCGGATCTTGCGCTCTCGAACATTGCACAGGACGAACTCGGGCACGCGCGATTGTGGTACGATCTCTTGCAGGATTTCGGATACACAGAATCGGAACTGCTCTTCGAACGCGACCCGTCGGACTTCACGCACGCGGCGTTCGTTGAACTCCCGTTCGCGGAGGGTGACTGGGCAGACGCCATTGTCCGGGGGTATCTCTACGATGTTGCCGAACAACTCCGATTGGAAGCGCTCGAAGGAACGTCGTATCCACGAATCGCAGACCGGATTGGGAAAGTGCTCGGCGAGGAGTCGTATCACCGCGAGCACGCCCAAAACTGGCTGGAGCGACTGTGTGACGACACTGACGGCCGCGAGCAGGTTCAGAGCGCAGTCGATCGGCTATTCCCGTACGCGCTTGCGCTGTTCGAGCCACTCGATGCCGACAGCGAACGAGACATCGTCGATCTCGGTATCCGAACCGAATCGCTCGCAGATCTGCGAGAACAGTGGCTCGGTATCACCGTGCCGTTCCTCGAATCACTCGGTGTGGAAATACCTGTCCCCCCGACTGAGACTGACGCCAGCACGCTCCCCGATCAATACGGTCGCAACAGCGATCATACGGAGCACTGGTCAGCGCTACACGACGACTTAACCCGTACGTACCGCGAGTTAGGACGGACCGGAACCCACCGTATTATGAGTGATCCGGATGATGCCGAATGATCTCCCAGTCCGGTTCAGACGCGGCCGTACCACAGACGCCCCCGACGAACGCGAACGGACCTCTGACTGTTCACGAATCGAATGAGGAACGCCACAGTCGATACGGGACCGATCCCAATCGCACTGACACCATGTACACCCGAGGATTGACCAAACCATGATGCCCGATCACGAAAGCGACGAGCCCGAGTACTGTGCGTACACAGAGTACGATCGCGGCAAGAGCGTCGCCGAGCTTCCGAACACCGGCGAGAACGCGAGTGGTCTCGAACGGGACGTTTGGAACGCGCTCTTCGAAGTCGAGGATCCGGAGATGCCCATTAGTGTCGTCGATCTAGGATTGATTTATGGGGTCGACATCGATGACGACTATGCGACGGTCGAGATGACGCTCACGTACACCGGCTGTCCAGCGCGGAAGATGCTTCTCTCGGATGTGCGAAAGGCAGCCACGAGCGTTGATGGAATCGAAGAAAGCGACGTTCGGCTCGTCTGGAGCCCCGAATGGTCGGTCGAGTTCGTCACAGATGCGGGAAAGAACGATCTCCGCGAATTCGGGGTGAGCATCTGATGAGACGCCGATTTGATACCAGTTCGGATGCCGCACTCGACCCGAGCGTCGACACAGATGGAACGAGCGAGGGTGTGCGCTGTCCCTACTGCGACGGGACGAAGACAGAACGCGAACACCCAAAGGGTCCATCGCTCTGTCGCTCGATGCATTTTTGCCATGAATGTAAAGAGCCGTTCGAAGCGATCGGATAGACTGCTTCGATCAATAGCGTAATACTCTTTGGCGCGTTATCCCAGCACGATGAACGGTCGATCGCCCACTCGTCGACACCTTCTTCAGATGACTGGAGCGTCGCTTGTGCTCGGTATCAGTGGCTGTCTTGGTGGTAAGGACACGTCGAGCGACTCAGAACAAAGCGACGGATACGCCCCTCAGTCCAAGAATGGGACGGAAAAGACGAATGGTACGAAAACGAAGTCGGTCGACGTGAGCTCGTTCCCGACACGACCGACCCGTGGGACATCGGTGCCGCTTGTTCCGATCGACGTTGCACACGACTGGTACGTTCGGCGCGAGGCACGATTCGCCGACGCACGCGGGGAAACCGGATACGAGAAAGCACACATCAAAGGAGCGGTGTTGAGTCCAGCTCCGAAAGGACAAACGCAGAACGATCCTGTCGAGAACTGGCCGAAGTCAGACCGAATTATTACCTACTGCGCCTGTCCACACCATCTCTCCTCACTTCGTGCTGCAAACCTCATCAATCAAGGGTACAAGAACGTTTTTGCCCTCGATGACGGATTTCTCGCGTGGATGAAACGGAAATATCCGGTTGTGGGCTCAGAGGCCACCCAGCAACCGAATGTACAGGTCATTAACGGGCAGACAGCGCCACAGTATGCGGGTAAAACAGCGTGGGCATACCATCGACCGTCTGGCCAACGAGAAGCAACGACAATCGAATCGAAGGGACTCTACAGTCTTCGACTCCCGTTTTACGACGTTACTGGTGACTCTCTTATCGAGATCGAAACACCGGATTACATCATCGAAAAATCTCTCTCGGTGCTGACGAGCAAAACGATTACGCCCGAGGGAACGCTCTCCGTCAAGTGATTGAGTTTACAGTAGAGCGCACATCACGTACTCCACGGCGTCAAATGAACGTGAAAGAGCTTCCCGCACTCATCCTCCCCACACAGACAGCGCTCATCGGTCGCTATCTCTGAATCCTCGTACCCGACAGCGATAATGCGCGTTCCAGCGTGTCCCAACTCGTAACCGCCATCTGCTTCACGAACGAAATATTCACAGAGCTTTTTCAGATGATCGTTGAACTTTCCAGAGTCACGAATATCAACTCGCTCTCTGAGCTCCGTAAACGAGAGCACTCCATCGGCATCCGCAAGCTCTCGAAGGATCGACATCCAGATCTCGTTGCCGAGCACCGCGAGGGCATCGGTCAGATCCTCGTTACGACCAGCCATGAATCACCCCTACCCGAGCCATCTCTATCAGTCCTCTCCTGAATTTTCAGTATTATCACAGAATAGCTCTTCACCGAGTTTTGATATGAGATGTTTCCATCAGCGTCAGTATGCTCCGCGTTCGTTTGGATGAATCTTGCAAGTGGTGTCATCGAAGATAAAGGAAGTACGCCAGTCTCTCCATCGATGGCTCGCTAGTTTCCGGACCCGTCAGTTTCGACGGCTGCTCGTTGGGAGGGCTGTTAGCATCCTCGGAGACGGGCTGTACAGCGTTGCAGCGATGTGGTTAGTGTACGATCTCACTGGGTCGACGATGTACACAGGACTCGCGGGCGCGCTCGCGCTCGTCTCGGTCGTGTGCTAACTCTCGTCGAAATCACACAAGGTGTTCTCGTCCTCGCGGTCCCCATCGCCGCTGTATTCGGACATTTGACCGTGTCTGTCGTGTTGGCTGTGATGGTGTTGCTCTCGCTTGGCGGTCTTCCCGCGCTGCCAGCACAGAACGCAACCCTCCCACTGGTCGTCTCTGATGATGATCTTATCGGGGCAAATTCGGCGTTCTCGGTCGTCACGAAAACATTCGGTGCGATAGCGCGTGGCGTCGCCGGGGCGCTCATCGCTCTCGTCGGAAGCGTCACACTCTATCTCATCGACGCCGCGACGTTTGCACTCTCTGCGCTCGTTTTCACTTCACTCTCTGTCCCACCGCGATCGGGCATCGAAGAGCGTGCGCTCGATCTCACTGGATACGTTTCGGATCTCCGAAGCGGGATTGATGTGCTAACCAGTTCGACTGCTGGACAGATGCTCATCGCCAGCCGGTTTGCAAACTTTCTGGCGGGCGTCACACTGGCGGCTCTTCCCGCATTCGCCAACACTACGGGTGGTTCGGAGGTGTATTGATTACTGCTCGCTGGACTTACCGCTGGGCATATCATCGGTTCCGTCGGCGCTCCCGTCGCCGACCGATTCCCATTTGGTTGGATCACTATCGTCGGGATAGCATTCTCTGGTCTGCTGTGGATTGGGGCTGTGCTTGTTGCTGGACCTATTGCTACGGTTGTGTTGTTCACTGCGTCTCGAATTCCCGGGGGCGTATACAACGTTTCAGTCGTCACAATCTTTCAAACGAGCGTTTCCGACGACCGTCTCGGACGAGTGTGGTCAACCGTTGCCAGCGCAACAAGTCTCGCTGTTCCATCCGGTCTGTTGCTCGGTGGCGTTGCTGGAGAATGGATCGGGAGTCGATTAGTCATGTTCGCTGGCGGTGTCGGCTCGCTCTTGATGGCTGCCTACTGGTTCCTGATTCCGCCGCTTCCCGATTTGGACCACCGATCGAAGTCATATCTAGTCAGTTTGGTGATCCACACGTGGCGAACTGAATGTTCATATTCACTAATGGTTAACTTCATTGGCATGCTATTACATAACATGAATCTTCGATCGGCAACTGTGGCAGACATTCCACGGATTCAGACGATCGCTGAGCGCTCGTGGGAGCGTAACTACGACGTTCTGACGCGTGAAACAGCGCGCGAGACCGCAATGGAGTGGTACAACGAAGAAAAACTGCGGACAGACATCGAGCGTGACGACGCACGCATACAGGTGGCTGAAGCTGATGAAAGCGGTATTATCGGCTTTTCACACAGCGTATGGGGTGATGAAGAAACTGTGACTGGAACGGTCCTCCGTCTCTACGTCGATCCGAATCATCGGAACCGGGGCGTTGGCTCCAAACTGCTCGAAGCGACCCGTGCCGTGCTCAAAGAACACAATCTCGAATGGGTCGAGGCAATGGTACTTGCTGCGAACGAGCCCGGAAATGATTTTTATCGTTCCGCAGGTTTCAAGCGGATTGAGGTCGCCGAAACGACTATCGGAGACGATTCGTACTCGGAGTATGTTTACCGGGATAAGACTGAATAAACGATATATAAAAACACATTTGACACTCGTTGTCACGCGATACGGGACGGTTATGTGAGGTGGTTTCTCGTGACAGTGCGGTACTTTTATGTAGAAGCACATTCAATCATCGACCGATTATGGCTCAGCAGATGGGTAATCAGCCCCTCATCGTTCTGTCCGAGGAAAGCCAGCGCACCTCGGGACGCGACGCACAGTCGATGAACGTCACCGCCGGAAAGGCGGTCGCCGAATCCGTACGCACGACGCTCGGTCCGAAAGGGATGGACAAAATGCTCGTCGATTCGACGGGCAACGTCGTTGTCACGAACGACGGTGTCACCATTCTGGATGAGATGGATATCGAGCACCCTGCCGCAAACATGATCGTCGAGGTCGCCCAGACCCAAGAGGACGAGGTCGGCGACGGTACGACGACAGCAGTCGTCATTGCAGGCGAACTCCTCGCAAAGGCCGAGGATCTGCTCGAACAGGATATCCACGCTACAATTCTGGCGCAAGGATACCGTCAGGCAGCCACGAAGGCAAAGGAGATCCTCGAGGACATGGCCATCGACGTCTCCGAGGACGACACGGAGATTCTCGAACAGATCGCCGCCACCGCAATGACCGGCAAAGGTGCCGAGTCGGCGAGAGATCTCCTCTCTGAACTCGTCGTCGACTCCGTGCGCTCGGTCAGCGACGAGGACGGGATCGATACGGACAACGTGAAAGTCGAGAAGGTCGTTGGCGGTTCTATCGATGAGTCCGAACTCATCGAGGGCGTCATCATCGACAAAGAGCGCGTCCACGACAACATGCCGTACTTCAGCGAGGACGCTGACGTCGCACTCATCGACACCGCGATCGAGGTTCAAGAGACCGAGATCGACGCTGAGGTCAACGTCACTGACCCAGACCAGCTCCAGCAGTTCCTCGACCAAGAGGAAGCACAGCTTCGTGAGATGGTCGAGACGCTCGAAGATGTCGGTGCCGATGTCGTCTTCTGTCAGAAAGGCATCGACGACATGGCCCAGCACTACCTCGCTCAGGAAGGCATCATCGCCGTCCGCCGAGCGAAGAAGTCCGACATGAAGCGGCTCGCACGCGCAACCGGTGGCCGCATTGTCTCGAACATCGACGACGTCACCGAGGACGATCTCGGATTCGCTGGAAGCGTCGCCGAGAAGGACATCGGCGGTGACAACCGCATCTTCGTCGAGGATGTCGATGAGGCAAAGTCCGTCACGCTCATTCTGCGCGGCGGTACCGAACACGTCGTTGACGAGGTCGAGCGCGCTATCGAAGACTCGCTCGGTGTCGTCCGCGTTACGCTCGCCGATGGGAAAGTTCTCCCCGGTGGCGGTGCCCCCGAAACGGAACTTGCTCTCGGACTCCGAGACTACGCTGACAGCGTCGGAGGCCGCGAGCAGCTCGCAGTCGAAGCGTTCGCAGACGCCATCGACGTCATCCCCCGCACCCTCGCAGAGAACGCGGGTCACGACTCGATCGACGTACTCGTCGACCTTCGCAGTCGCCACGACGGCGGCGAAAAGTCCGACGGACTGGACGCATACACCGGCGAAGTCGTCAACATGGAGTCTGACGGCGTCGTCGAACCGCTACGCGTGAAGACGCAGGCTGTCGAGAGCGCAACGGAGGCCGCTGTCATGATCCTCCGCATCGACGATGTCATCGCTGCTGGTGACCTCAAGGGTGGCGGCAGCGACGACGACGATGACGATGCACCTGCTGGCGGTCCCGGTGCTGGCGGCATGGGCGGCATGGGCGGCATGGGCGGCATGGGCGGTATGGGCGGCGCGATGTAAGCGTCGGTCAATAGCCTACTCACCACCATACGCCACTTCGATTCGCACCGTCACAGTTCACGAATCATTTTCTTTGAGATACGAAACGGATACAAGCCCACAGTAGCGACCGATAACGGGTTGTTCGCAGTGCTGTTTGCTTTGGGAGTCCTCATACGAGAATGAGTGCTGTAGCAGGAGTGAGCAGTTAGTCGTTTTATAGGTTGGCTCTGTGGGCTGATCTTCTGTTGCTATCGCACTTCGAGCGCTCACGAGCGATTAGGAATCAACACCCGTGTCCACGATCGAGACCGTCTCTATCCAGAATCAACGATTAAAAATTGGTCTGAATGCGTTTCAACAGTGGTACGAAGCTGTCTCCTTCACAATCTGCTTGGAATAGTATCGTCCGTGCTTTCGTGCTCGGTGAACGGATTTGAAACCGTCAGAACGCAAAAAAGCACGATGACAGCGAGACACCCGAACGTGGCGAGAGCTGTAAGCGGTGAGGTGATGCTCGCTACTGCGCCACCACTTGCGCGTGCAAGAAAGAAAACGAGCGCGTACACCATCGAAACGCCACTGAGCGCCGTGGCCCGCCCGTGTGATGCGATTTGATCGTTGATGAACGCATTCCCCAGCGTATCTGTCGCCATATTGACTCCTCGGGCGAGAAAGAACGCAGGTACCGCAACGATCGGAATCTGTGTAGCGAGCAACAACACACCGGCGAGGGCGACTGGAACAATCGTATACCACCGCTCTGTCCCGAACCACCGTCTGATCCGCCCTGCTTGGGACGAACCGATCGCCGCTGCGATCATAAGCCCTGTATACAGCGGTCCAAGCGTCGCTGGACGGATTCCCATCGCTAGCATCACCGGTTGGACGAATATCTCAATCGTCTCTGGAACCGCGAGGATGAGTGCTGATAGCAACACGAACGTTCCAATCCGACGGTCCGTAACGATTACTTGGAGCGCTTTGCGCGCCTTCGCGGGCGAAAAACTATCACGCTCCTGTGTTACAGACGGTTCGGGAAGCGTTGCAACGACAAGCGCAGCGAGCGCAGTCGTGACAGCGGCCGCGAGAAACGGGAGCGACGGCTGGATCTCATACAGCAACCCGCCAACCAGTGCAGTCGTGGCTGCAGAAACGTAGAACGCACCAGTCGCCCGGCCACGGATATGCGTGTACGCCTCACTCATGCGGTCACGAGACGCTTTCTCTTCAGCGTCTGTCTCAATGTCTGAGAGGATATCGTACAGCCACGCATCGGCGCTTCCAGAGCGAAACGTCGCGGCTATCCCCCAGAACGCATAGAGTCCGACGAACGCGACGAGCGTCTCAGCGAATGCAAAGCCAATGTGCGTGATCGAGAGCAACACCGCTCCGAGTATGAGGCTGTTACGCCGACCAATCCGATCCCCGAGATAGCCCGTTGGGATCTCACCGATGAGTATCCCAAGAAAGAATACTCCGGTCGCAAGTCCGACAGCGGCAAACGTAAGCCCCTGTGCGAGTGCGTATATCGTGATAATTGGATAGACAAATCCTTCTGCGACGAGTGCACGATAGAGAAAAAATCGGTAGACAAGTGCAGAACGATCGGTCACTGTTGCACAGTCACACGAAGAAACATAAATGCTATCGATATGTTTGTGACACCGATTACCCTATCAACTGAAGCGTACCGCGGCGATGAAGAAGGAAACTACTCTTCTATATCGAGTGAGAACTGTTCGTGTTCAGAGACCGTGTTCAACACGACACTCGTATTTGTCTCTTTGACATTCACGTCAGTTAGCAGTTGTTTGATCTGTGCGTTCATTCCGTCCGTGTCTTTGAACTTTGCGATGGCGATAATATCGTGATCACCTGTGACCTCGTAGACGGACACCATCTGTTTCACATCACGGAGCGTATCGGCGACATCGGTGATGGCGCTCCCTTCGACTTTGAGTTGGATGACTGCCGTCACGTCATAGCCGAGTGCATCGTAATCAACTTTTGGGGTGTATCCCTCGATAACGCCCTCCTCATCGAGGTCGCTCAAATGGTTTGAGACCGTTGTAACGGAGACACCGAGCTCCTCTGCAAGATTTCTGAGACTTGCTCGACCATCTTCGAGAAGCGCATTCACCAATTTCTCGTCCAAGTTTTCATACGTCATTATATCCCCCCACTCGATCGAGACACTATAATTTTACGAATATCCAGTTATTCGTCCAGAGAAGTCGGTCTTGCAGGAACCAGTATGGTTTTAACCGTGAGGATAGATGAGTAGAACGTCAAAGAACGATGGGAAACGAAAATATTGCCTCTGATGGGGGACTTGATCCCAAGGCACAGACCGTCCTCGATGAAATCGAGGAACACAATGTCGATTTTCTCCG
The nucleotide sequence above comes from Halocatena marina. Encoded proteins:
- a CDS encoding GNAT family N-acetyltransferase, with translation MAFSGLLWIGAVLVAGPIATVVLFTASRIPGGVYNVSVVTIFQTSVSDDRLGRVWSTVASATSLAVPSGLLLGGVAGEWIGSRLVMFAGGVGSLLMAAYWFLIPPLPDLDHRSKSYLVSLVIHTWRTECSYSLMVNFIGMLLHNMNLRSATVADIPRIQTIAERSWERNYDVLTRETARETAMEWYNEEKLRTDIERDDARIQVAEADESGIIGFSHSVWGDEETVTGTVLRLYVDPNHRNRGVGSKLLEATRAVLKEHNLEWVEAMVLAANEPGNDFYRSAGFKRIEVAETTIGDDSYSEYVYRDKTE
- the thsA gene encoding thermosome subunit alpha, whose protein sequence is MGNQPLIVLSEESQRTSGRDAQSMNVTAGKAVAESVRTTLGPKGMDKMLVDSTGNVVVTNDGVTILDEMDIEHPAANMIVEVAQTQEDEVGDGTTTAVVIAGELLAKAEDLLEQDIHATILAQGYRQAATKAKEILEDMAIDVSEDDTEILEQIAATAMTGKGAESARDLLSELVVDSVRSVSDEDGIDTDNVKVEKVVGGSIDESELIEGVIIDKERVHDNMPYFSEDADVALIDTAIEVQETEIDAEVNVTDPDQLQQFLDQEEAQLREMVETLEDVGADVVFCQKGIDDMAQHYLAQEGIIAVRRAKKSDMKRLARATGGRIVSNIDDVTEDDLGFAGSVAEKDIGGDNRIFVEDVDEAKSVTLILRGGTEHVVDEVERAIEDSLGVVRVTLADGKVLPGGGAPETELALGLRDYADSVGGREQLAVEAFADAIDVIPRTLAENAGHDSIDVLVDLRSRHDGGEKSDGLDAYTGEVVNMESDGVVEPLRVKTQAVESATEAAVMILRIDDVIAAGDLKGGGSDDDDDDAPAGGPGAGGMGGMGGMGGMGGMGGAM
- a CDS encoding MFS transporter, translating into MTDRSALVYRFFLYRALVAEGFVYPIITIYALAQGLTFAAVGLATGVFFLGILIGEIPTGYLGDRIGRRNSLILGAVLLSITHIGFAFAETLVAFVGLYAFWGIAATFRSGSADAWLYDILSDIETDAEEKASRDRMSEAYTHIRGRATGAFYVSAATTALVGGLLYEIQPSLPFLAAAVTTALAALVVATLPEPSVTQERDSFSPAKARKALQVIVTDRRIGTFVLLSALILAVPETIEIFVQPVMLAMGIRPATLGPLYTGLMIAAAIGSSQAGRIRRWFGTERWYTIVPVALAGVLLLATQIPIVAVPAFFLARGVNMATDTLGNAFINDQIASHGRATALSGVSMVYALVFFLARASGGAVASITSPLTALATFGCLAVIVLFCVLTVSNPFTEHESTDDTIPSRL
- the lrp gene encoding HTH-type transcriptional regulator Lrp; the encoded protein is MTYENLDEKLVNALLEDGRASLRNLAEELGVSVTTVSNHLSDLDEEGVIEGYTPKVDYDALGYDVTAVIQLKVEGSAITDVADTLRDVKQMVSVYEVTGDHDIIAIAKFKDTDGMNAQIKQLLTDVNVKETNTSVVLNTVSEHEQFSLDIEE